In Dehalococcoidales bacterium, the genomic stretch GTCCCGCGAGGGCAACGACCTCTGGAACGAGATGAAGGAGTCCGGCGTCATCGACAAGACGGTGATGGTCTTCGGCCAGATGAACGAGCCGCCGGCGGTGCGCCTGCGGATAGGGTTGACCGGACTGACTATGGCCGAGTATTTTCGTGATGTCGAGGGCCAGGATGTGCTGCTCTTTATCGATAACATCTACCGCTATACCCTGGCGGGTATGGAGGTATCGGCGCTACTGGGGCGGATGCCTTCGGCGGTGGGCTATCAGCCGACCCTGGCTACCGAGATGGGTGAGTTGCAGGAGAGGATTACGTCTACCAATAAGGGTTCAATCACGTCCTTCCAGGCTATCTATGTGCCCGCCGACGACTATACCGACCCCGGCGTGGTGACCAGCTTTGGCCACCTGGACGGCGTTGTCGCCCTGGACAGGGCAATCTCGGAGCAGGGCCTGTTCCCGGCGGTGGACCCGCTGACATCGACCTCGCGGATTCTCGACCCGGAGATTGTGGGTGAGGAGCACTACCAGGTAGCCCGCGAGGTGCAGAGAGTGTTACAGCGTTACAAGGACCTTCAGGACGTGATTGCCATTCTCGGCATCGAGGAGCTCAGCGAGGAGGACAAGCTCATCGTGGCGCGGGCCCGTAAGATACAGCGGTTCCTGTCCCAGCCGATGTTCGTCGCCGAGGTCTTCACCGGCCGTGAGGGGAAGTACGTAGCTCGCGAGGAGACAGTCCGTGGCTTCAGGGAGATTCTGGACGGGAAGCATGACGCCCTGCCGGAGCAGGCCTTCTACATGACGGGCACGATAGATGATGTCGTCGCTGAAGCTGAGAGGTTACAGGGAGCCGACTAGTGGCTGGTATAAGACTTGATATTGTTACGGCGGAGCAACTGGTCTTCTCTGAAGACGTGGACCTGGTGGTAGCTCCGGGCATCGACGGGGAGATGGCAATCCTGCCGCACCATGCTCCCCTGATGACGATGCTGCAACCCGGTGAACTGCTGGTGCGTCAGGAAGGTAAGGAGTTCTCACTGGCGGTGACCGGGGGATTCCTTGAAGTGCGGCCGGACCGGGTTACGGTCCTGGCCGATGCAGCGGAAAGGGCCGAGGACATTGACGCCGCCAGGGCCGAGGAGGCGAAACAGCGGGCCCAGGAACGGCTGGCCGGCAGGCTGGATGAAGCGGACCATGTCCGCGTGGAAGCAGCGCTGCGCCGGTCGTTGATACGGCTCAGGGTGGCTGAGAAACGGCGGCGGAGAAGGGCGGGGCCCCAGTCGGCTCAATAGGGAAACGCCGC encodes the following:
- a CDS encoding F0F1 ATP synthase subunit epsilon, coding for MAGIRLDIVTAEQLVFSEDVDLVVAPGIDGEMAILPHHAPLMTMLQPGELLVRQEGKEFSLAVTGGFLEVRPDRVTVLADAAERAEDIDAARAEEAKQRAQERLAGRLDEADHVRVEAALRRSLIRLRVAEKRRRRRAGPQSAQ
- the atpD gene encoding F0F1 ATP synthase subunit beta, with amino-acid sequence SREGNDLWNEMKESGVIDKTVMVFGQMNEPPAVRLRIGLTGLTMAEYFRDVEGQDVLLFIDNIYRYTLAGMEVSALLGRMPSAVGYQPTLATEMGELQERITSTNKGSITSFQAIYVPADDYTDPGVVTSFGHLDGVVALDRAISEQGLFPAVDPLTSTSRILDPEIVGEEHYQVAREVQRVLQRYKDLQDVIAILGIEELSEEDKLIVARARKIQRFLSQPMFVAEVFTGREGKYVAREETVRGFREILDGKHDALPEQAFYMTGTIDDVVAEAERLQGAD